From the genome of Pseudomonadota bacterium:
CCAAACTTGCGATGGACTACGGTCTTCTTGTTCCAACACTCGTCGGCGAGGCGTCGGTCATCGATCGTGAAGCACATGCGCTTGGCTGGGATCTTAGTGCTGTACGAACGGTGCCCGCGGCGGACGAGCACGAGGCCGCGCGCACGGCGGTGGCACTGGTGCGTGATGGCGAGGGGGATGCGCTGGTTAAAGGGGATGTCCACACCGACGTGCTGTTGCGCGCCGTGTTGGATAAGTCTCGTGGCATTCGTACGGAGTCGTTGTTGAGTCATGTTTTTCACATGACGGTGCCGGGCAGTGATCAGTCGCTGTGCATCACCGATGCGGTACTCAATGTGTTGCCGACATTGGCGCAAAAACAGGCCATTTTGGAAAATGCCATTACGCTGTTGCACGCACTCGGCAATCCAGACCCCAAAATCGCGTTACTGTCAGCCGCGGAAACCGTGAGTACCGCCATGCCGTCGTCGGTGGAGGCGGCGGCGCTGCGCGACTGGGCGCAGACGCATCGACTCAACGCGACGGTTGACGGTCCGCTTGCTTTCGATCTTGCGGTCTCGCCAGAGGCTGCGACGATTAAGGGACTGCAAAGCGCGGTCGCCGGACGCAGCGATGCATTACTCGTGCCGAACATTGAGACGGGTAACGCGCTGTTCAAAATGATGGTTTATTTTCAAGCGGCCTCAGCAGCCGGGATTGTGCTGGGGGCACGCGTCCCGATCATGCTGACATCGCGAGCCGATCCGCCGGCAGCGAGGGTAGCCTCCGCAGCGCTAGCGCTCGTGTCTGCGCATCATGCCAAGGCCTAGTCGGCGGCTCAGTTAAGGACACACGGAAACCTGCCCCGCACCAACGCCCGTTGCCATACCGCGATCTTAGTCGTGTGACTTGGCGAGCGCTCGATCGATCGCCTCACTTCGTCGAGTCAGTCGCCTTTGGCGCATGACTCAATTCTGCGTGTGTCATGTACCTATTCGCTGTTGGTCGCGACGACCGGGCCAGGGCTAGGTTGAGTTTCACTCGTGCGCGCTTCATCATGCAATCGCACCGACTGGGAGAGGTGGGAACA
Proteins encoded in this window:
- a CDS encoding bifunctional enoyl-CoA hydratase/phosphate acetyltransferase codes for the protein MLSDKPVEIPAGLLTRAQRCTPLQAVVANAGSRVVLESAKLAMDYGLLVPTLVGEASVIDREAHALGWDLSAVRTVPAADEHEAARTAVALVRDGEGDALVKGDVHTDVLLRAVLDKSRGIRTESLLSHVFHMTVPGSDQSLCITDAVLNVLPTLAQKQAILENAITLLHALGNPDPKIALLSAAETVSTAMPSSVEAAALRDWAQTHRLNATVDGPLAFDLAVSPEAATIKGLQSAVAGRSDALLVPNIETGNALFKMMVYFQAASAAGIVLGARVPIMLTSRADPPAARVASAALALVSAHHAKA